Proteins from a single region of Synechococcus sp. WH 8109:
- a CDS encoding FAD-linked oxidase C-terminal domain-containing protein, producing the protein MAHDWSVLERDLRRCLPPRAIVAKRQELLSYDCDGLTLERHCPPLAVLPETTEQVAAVLQCCHQHGVPFVARGSGTGLSGGALVDQQALLVVTSRMRRVLDLDLANQRVTVQPGVINSWVTRAVAGEGFYYAPDPSSQVVCSIGGNVAENSGGVHCLKYGVTSNHVLGLEVVLPDGTITQLGNGLAESSELDLRGAFIGSEGTLGIATAITLRLLRAPECVNVLLADFATMEAAGEAVRSVTASGLLPAGMEIMDNVTINAVNDFFGYDEYPRDAAAVLLIEIDGQEAEVQASSERAEALCRAAGTRGLRRAQDPTECAVLWKGRKSAFSAVGKITPTYYVQDGVVPRSSLPSVLAAIERLSQEHGLPVANVFHAGDGNLHPLILYSLDQPNVERSVKELGAAILRVCLDAGGSISGEHGVGADKRCYLDWMFTPDDLETMGLLRSAFDPDNRANPGKVLPTPRTCGESAKRMVTLPVSVDVY; encoded by the coding sequence GTGGCCCACGACTGGTCAGTGCTGGAGAGGGATCTGCGCCGATGTCTGCCCCCTCGGGCCATCGTGGCGAAGCGTCAGGAACTGCTCAGTTACGACTGTGACGGACTGACGCTTGAGCGCCACTGTCCGCCCCTGGCGGTGCTGCCGGAGACCACCGAACAGGTCGCTGCGGTGTTGCAGTGCTGCCATCAACACGGTGTGCCGTTTGTGGCTCGTGGAAGCGGCACCGGCCTCTCGGGGGGAGCGTTGGTGGATCAGCAGGCGCTTCTGGTGGTGACCAGTCGCATGCGTCGTGTGCTCGACCTTGATCTTGCCAATCAGCGGGTCACGGTGCAGCCCGGGGTCATCAACAGCTGGGTGACGCGCGCCGTTGCAGGAGAGGGGTTCTATTACGCCCCGGATCCCTCCAGCCAGGTGGTTTGCAGCATCGGCGGCAATGTGGCGGAAAATTCCGGCGGGGTGCACTGCCTCAAATACGGCGTGACCAGCAATCACGTTCTGGGGCTTGAGGTGGTCCTGCCCGACGGAACCATCACGCAGTTGGGCAACGGGCTGGCCGAATCCTCCGAACTGGACCTACGTGGTGCGTTCATCGGCAGCGAAGGAACGCTGGGCATCGCGACGGCCATCACCCTTCGCCTGCTTCGGGCTCCAGAGTGCGTGAACGTGCTCTTGGCGGATTTCGCCACGATGGAAGCGGCAGGGGAAGCGGTGCGATCGGTCACCGCGAGCGGCCTCCTGCCGGCGGGGATGGAAATCATGGATAACGTCACCATCAACGCCGTCAATGATTTCTTCGGCTACGACGAGTACCCCCGTGATGCCGCGGCTGTCCTTCTTATTGAGATTGATGGGCAAGAGGCTGAGGTTCAGGCCTCTTCTGAGCGGGCCGAGGCGCTTTGTCGCGCGGCAGGTACCCGTGGGCTGCGTCGGGCCCAAGACCCCACGGAATGCGCGGTGCTCTGGAAAGGCCGCAAATCTGCGTTTTCAGCGGTGGGAAAAATCACGCCGACCTATTACGTTCAAGACGGTGTCGTTCCCCGCAGCAGCCTTCCGTCGGTGCTTGCGGCGATTGAACGGCTCAGCCAAGAGCACGGCCTGCCTGTGGCCAATGTTTTCCATGCCGGCGATGGCAACCTCCATCCGCTGATCCTGTATTCACTGGACCAGCCCAACGTGGAGCGGAGCGTGAAGGAGCTCGGTGCTGCCATCCTGCGGGTGTGTCTTGATGCCGGTGGCAGCATCAGTGGAGAGCACGGCGTCGGCGCCGACAAGCGCTGCTATCTCGACTGGATGTTCACCCCCGACGACCTGGAAACGATGGGGCTGTTGCGGTCTGCTTTTGATCCAGACAACCGTGCCAATCCCGGCAAGGTGCTGCCCACGCCGCGCACCTGCGGTGAATCGGCGAAACGGATGGTGACGCTCCCCGTCAGCGTCGATGTCTACTGA
- the xth gene encoding exodeoxyribonuclease III produces MLRVFDATGSAVQIATWNVNSVRTRLDQVLSWLESEQPDLLCLQETKVDDPLFPLEAFKSAGWHVHIHGQKAYNGVALISREPLEDVRCGFAGELPNDAEANDLGAQKRVISAMLNGVRVLNLYVPNGSSLKSEKYPYKLAWLGCLKRYLDAQEQRGEPLCMVGDFNIGLEARDLPDPDRQTGGIMASDAERQALRDALGERLQDVFRVFEPDSGHWSWWDYRSGAWDRDRGWRIDHVYLCDELLGLARSCVIHKRMRGNQQPSDHAPVSVVVDWPPTDDDEGDEPFF; encoded by the coding sequence ATGCTAAGGGTCTTTGACGCCACTGGATCAGCCGTGCAGATCGCCACCTGGAACGTGAACTCGGTCCGCACGCGATTGGATCAGGTGCTCAGCTGGCTGGAGAGCGAGCAACCGGATCTGCTCTGTCTGCAGGAAACCAAGGTGGATGACCCCCTGTTCCCGCTGGAAGCCTTCAAATCTGCTGGTTGGCACGTGCACATCCATGGCCAGAAGGCCTACAACGGCGTTGCCCTGATCAGCCGCGAGCCCTTGGAGGATGTGCGCTGCGGCTTTGCTGGGGAGCTCCCGAATGATGCGGAAGCGAACGATCTCGGCGCACAGAAGCGCGTGATCAGCGCAATGCTGAATGGCGTTCGCGTGCTCAACCTCTATGTCCCGAATGGATCGAGCCTGAAGTCGGAGAAATACCCCTACAAATTGGCCTGGCTCGGCTGCCTGAAGCGTTATCTCGATGCTCAAGAGCAACGCGGCGAGCCGCTCTGCATGGTCGGCGACTTCAACATCGGCCTTGAAGCACGCGATCTTCCTGACCCCGACCGCCAGACCGGCGGAATCATGGCAAGCGATGCCGAACGCCAGGCCCTTCGTGACGCACTCGGTGAACGGCTTCAGGACGTGTTCCGCGTGTTCGAACCAGACTCCGGTCACTGGAGCTGGTGGGACTACCGCAGCGGTGCCTGGGATCGGGACCGAGGTTGGCGCATCGACCACGTCTATTTGTGCGACGAGCTGTTGGGACTCGCCCGCAGCTGCGTCATCCACAAACGCATGCGCGGCAACCAACAACCCAGCGACCACGCCCCTGTCAGCGTCGTCGTCGACTGGCCTCCAACCGACGACGACGAAGGGGATGAACCGTTCTTCTGA
- the larC gene encoding nickel pincer cofactor biosynthesis protein LarC, which produces MSALWIDAPTGLAGDMLLAALLDLGVDQAVVESPLAALGLAGRYRLTRHEARSAGLRGVRIDVEGLEDQPPHRHWSGIRDQINAAALAPSLKQRVLAVFTRLAEAEATVHGTPMESVHFHEVGAIDALVDVVGVCAAIDDLNPASVVCSPLPAGSGTVATAHGLLPVPAPAVLELARRHRIPLLQGGDLPTGELVTPTGLALVSVLADQFVAPERLVAEKVGVGLGHRQLDRPNLVRLVLHTPAVTAEAGPRWESLVVQEAWIDDATPEEVAVLTNRLRDAGAIDVAVQPLLMKKGRSGQLLTALVRDGDADQLRSLWLSAGSSIGLRERRQGRWVLPRRQGVLETPWGPVAAKQVRRPDGRSTVKAEADALEALQASTGCSFDELRAAVALAPFVSSEDWA; this is translated from the coding sequence ATGAGCGCTCTTTGGATTGATGCACCAACAGGGTTGGCAGGAGACATGCTCCTGGCCGCACTGCTTGATCTGGGTGTGGACCAGGCCGTGGTGGAGTCGCCTCTGGCGGCCCTCGGTTTGGCGGGGCGCTATCGCCTCACCCGGCACGAGGCGCGCAGTGCTGGTCTCCGAGGGGTACGCATTGATGTGGAGGGTCTTGAGGATCAGCCGCCCCACCGCCATTGGTCGGGGATCCGTGATCAGATCAATGCAGCTGCTCTGGCGCCATCGCTGAAGCAACGTGTGCTCGCCGTTTTCACCCGTCTGGCGGAAGCCGAAGCCACCGTGCATGGAACTCCCATGGAGTCCGTTCACTTCCATGAGGTTGGAGCCATCGATGCCCTCGTGGATGTGGTGGGTGTCTGTGCGGCGATTGACGACCTCAATCCAGCCAGTGTCGTCTGTTCCCCGTTGCCTGCGGGGAGCGGAACGGTGGCAACCGCCCATGGCCTGTTGCCCGTGCCCGCTCCCGCCGTGCTTGAACTGGCACGACGTCACCGCATTCCTCTGCTTCAGGGCGGAGATCTGCCCACAGGAGAGTTGGTGACACCCACGGGCCTCGCCCTGGTGTCGGTTCTGGCAGATCAGTTTGTCGCTCCTGAACGTTTGGTGGCTGAAAAGGTGGGTGTTGGCCTCGGCCACCGCCAACTGGATCGCCCCAACCTGGTGCGCCTGGTGCTGCACACCCCAGCCGTTACTGCGGAGGCAGGTCCCCGTTGGGAGTCGTTGGTGGTGCAGGAAGCCTGGATCGATGACGCCACTCCAGAGGAGGTTGCGGTGTTGACGAATCGCTTGCGTGATGCGGGAGCGATCGATGTGGCGGTGCAGCCGTTGCTGATGAAAAAGGGCCGCAGTGGCCAGTTGCTGACGGCGCTGGTGCGGGATGGGGATGCCGACCAGCTCCGCAGCCTCTGGCTCAGTGCTGGCAGCAGCATCGGCCTGCGGGAGCGGCGCCAGGGACGCTGGGTGTTGCCGAGGCGGCAGGGTGTGCTCGAAACGCCCTGGGGTCCCGTCGCGGCCAAACAGGTGCGTCGCCCCGATGGCCGCTCCACCGTCAAAGCCGAGGCGGATGCCCTTGAGGCTCTTCAGGCCAGCACCGGGTGTTCTTTTGATGAGCTTCGGGCTGCTGTTGCATTAGCGCCGTTCGTCAGCTCGGAGGATTGGGCCTGA
- a CDS encoding lysylphosphatidylglycerol synthase domain-containing protein, producing MGKVLRQPKLWITLASVIFIAVALAQQAGQLRQLSLVANGCWWLVLGLGLTWLSILINGLAWRDLLIWLRHPPQGVAVVPLFVRSNLLKYLPGGIWHLVERVRVLRPAIGGGPALAGAILDPLLIVAASVLVVVAGGWQQGLALLAPWPALLMISRWREPLLRRLERSKAAQLQSVGSGPLESEGTCRGGYPWRPLSLQLLFVLCRFAGFWCSVQAFGIQSPAPFTWLAAFGLAYAVGLVVPGAPGGLGVFEATLLLRLGAAVPEAQLLAVVLSYRLLSTLADVVASGALVADRMLGQRLKRHR from the coding sequence ATGGGCAAGGTTCTCCGTCAACCTAAGCTCTGGATCACGCTGGCCAGCGTGATCTTCATCGCTGTGGCTCTGGCCCAGCAGGCGGGCCAACTTCGCCAGCTGAGCTTGGTGGCCAACGGTTGTTGGTGGCTGGTGCTGGGGCTGGGGCTCACCTGGCTCAGCATCCTGATCAATGGTCTGGCCTGGCGCGATCTTCTGATCTGGTTGAGACATCCTCCCCAGGGGGTTGCCGTAGTGCCGTTGTTTGTGCGGAGCAACCTGCTCAAGTACCTGCCGGGAGGGATCTGGCATCTGGTGGAGCGGGTCCGGGTGCTGCGTCCGGCGATTGGCGGCGGCCCTGCCCTGGCCGGGGCGATCCTTGATCCGCTCCTGATCGTGGCGGCGTCCGTTCTTGTTGTGGTTGCTGGTGGATGGCAGCAGGGCCTTGCCCTGCTGGCTCCATGGCCCGCGCTGTTGATGATTTCCCGCTGGCGCGAGCCCCTTCTGCGTCGACTCGAGCGTTCCAAGGCGGCGCAATTGCAGTCGGTTGGCAGTGGGCCCCTGGAAAGTGAGGGAACCTGCCGCGGCGGCTATCCCTGGCGGCCCCTCAGCCTTCAGCTGCTTTTTGTGCTCTGCCGCTTTGCCGGGTTCTGGTGCAGCGTGCAGGCCTTTGGCATTCAAAGTCCGGCACCGTTTACCTGGCTTGCGGCCTTTGGTCTGGCCTACGCCGTTGGGCTGGTGGTGCCTGGTGCCCCCGGGGGGCTCGGGGTGTTTGAGGCCACCCTGCTGCTGCGTTTGGGTGCTGCCGTGCCAGAGGCGCAGTTGCTCGCGGTTGTTCTCAGCTACCGACTCCTCTCCACCCTGGCCGATGTTGTTGCCAGCGGGGCACTGGTGGCCGATCGGATGCTGGGCCAACGTTTGAAACGCCACCGCTGA
- a CDS encoding metallophosphoesterase, whose protein sequence is MLQLVIGTGLTAAALPLSAARRVVQRVGLISDLNSSYGSIRYIPAVDQGLDQLIGLQPDLVVCAGDMVAGQMRGLSGQQLDAMWRGFETSVLQRLQAANIPLLPAIGNHDGSLGFPADRAAVRRFWTPIRSRMGLAFVDASQFPFRYSVLQDGIFWLVWDASSARVPEDQLLWAQQQLASTEAQKARARFVVGHLPLAGVGLGKDRPGEVLERGRALEALMDAAGVQAYISGHHHTWFSSRRGQLDLIQLGALGSGPRRLLHGEAPAQQTFTLLEIDGGRGTLRETTYAVFPGRPLSWSTLPLRLNTRAGLLQRNASERLLRG, encoded by the coding sequence ATGCTGCAGTTGGTGATTGGCACCGGTCTTACGGCAGCGGCCCTGCCCTTGAGCGCCGCCAGGCGAGTTGTTCAACGGGTTGGGTTGATCAGCGATCTCAACAGCAGCTATGGCTCCATCCGCTACATCCCTGCCGTTGATCAGGGGCTGGATCAGCTCATTGGCCTGCAGCCGGATCTGGTGGTGTGTGCTGGCGACATGGTCGCTGGTCAGATGCGAGGCCTTAGTGGTCAGCAGCTGGATGCCATGTGGCGGGGCTTTGAAACGTCTGTTCTGCAACGGCTTCAGGCGGCGAACATTCCACTGCTGCCAGCGATCGGGAACCATGACGGTTCACTGGGGTTCCCCGCGGATCGTGCCGCTGTGCGTCGGTTCTGGACACCGATCCGTTCACGGATGGGATTGGCCTTTGTGGATGCCTCACAGTTCCCGTTTCGCTATTCGGTGCTGCAGGACGGGATCTTCTGGCTGGTCTGGGATGCCAGCTCAGCCCGTGTTCCTGAGGATCAGCTGCTCTGGGCACAACAGCAGTTGGCCAGCACCGAGGCACAAAAGGCTCGTGCTCGGTTTGTGGTGGGTCATCTCCCCTTGGCTGGGGTTGGTCTGGGCAAGGATCGCCCCGGTGAGGTGTTGGAGCGAGGACGTGCGCTTGAGGCCTTGATGGATGCCGCCGGCGTGCAGGCCTACATCAGTGGTCATCACCACACCTGGTTTTCCAGCCGTCGTGGCCAGCTTGATCTGATCCAGCTCGGCGCCTTGGGCAGCGGCCCCCGGCGGCTGTTGCATGGTGAAGCGCCAGCACAGCAGACCTTCACCTTGTTGGAGATCGATGGGGGCAGGGGCACCCTCCGAGAGACCACCTACGCCGTGTTCCCAGGACGGCCGCTCTCCTGGTCAACACTCCCGCTCCGTCTCAACACCCGTGCTGGCTTGCTCCAGCGCAATGCATCAGAGCGGTTGCTGCGGGGATGA
- a CDS encoding iron ABC transporter permease, producing the protein MIEAGVRFARPESDPHRSSPDSFHGNVATPRRDNGVRPIAEVKLLPNRSVVPSPSRLALILIASITGLVAIWPVLTLVREALTSLHSGFSELGPDGMRQIVGTIQLLIGTATLGTLLGTANGWLLCNCRFPGRQWLRIAQLIPLATPAYLLSAILVDLGSRHSWTIHGMGWGIAVMALTTYPYVFLLSTESFSVSGQRQLEACRSLGVGPWSAFRRVALPIALPAIGAGVALMGMEVVNELGAVQLLGIPSLSAGILETWQSNGDPAGAISLALITLVIVLTLVVCERSLRRRSRRWSDGVAGGDATAWHLHGFRAGVAQLLAVIPPIVSLGTPLLWAASNLDQLQSSWNDDLISLSGRSLLLALVAAVLAVTAALVLAIAKRWSSAPWLKSLTFLAGTGYAIPGTVLALALLLTGAPWQVAPLLLLLWGYSDRFLAVAKGGLDAALERISPSLDEAATGMGSPWQRVLQRVHLPLLRGPITVGLLLVFVDTVKELPLTFALRPFDFDTLSVRVFQYAGDERLAEAMLPALMILVLGLIAAMALVPTLDHASRREGSSSPQQPL; encoded by the coding sequence ATGATCGAAGCCGGTGTGCGGTTTGCACGCCCTGAATCAGATCCCCATCGTTCATCGCCAGACTCGTTCCATGGCAATGTCGCAACGCCACGTCGCGACAACGGTGTCCGGCCCATCGCTGAAGTGAAGTTGCTGCCCAACCGGAGTGTTGTTCCAAGCCCAAGCCGGCTGGCCCTGATCCTGATCGCCTCCATCACTGGCCTGGTTGCGATCTGGCCGGTGCTGACGCTGGTGAGGGAGGCCCTGACGTCTTTGCACAGCGGCTTCAGCGAACTTGGCCCCGATGGCATGCGCCAGATCGTTGGCACCATCCAGCTGCTGATCGGAACAGCAACGCTGGGCACCTTGCTTGGCACAGCGAACGGTTGGCTGCTGTGCAACTGCCGTTTTCCTGGTCGGCAATGGCTGCGGATCGCCCAGCTGATTCCCCTAGCAACGCCGGCCTATCTCCTCTCGGCGATCCTCGTTGATCTAGGCAGTCGCCACAGCTGGACCATTCACGGCATGGGGTGGGGGATCGCTGTGATGGCCCTGACCACCTACCCCTATGTGTTCCTGCTGAGCACTGAAAGTTTCTCCGTCAGCGGCCAGCGTCAGCTGGAGGCATGCCGGAGCCTGGGGGTCGGTCCCTGGTCAGCCTTCCGGCGTGTGGCCTTACCCATTGCACTGCCCGCGATCGGAGCCGGCGTCGCTCTCATGGGAATGGAAGTGGTCAATGAGCTGGGTGCCGTGCAGCTTCTCGGCATCCCAAGTCTCTCCGCGGGCATCCTGGAAACCTGGCAGTCAAACGGCGATCCCGCAGGCGCCATCAGCTTGGCCTTGATCACGCTGGTGATCGTGTTGACGTTGGTGGTGTGTGAACGCAGCCTGCGCAGGCGCAGTCGGCGCTGGAGCGATGGCGTGGCCGGCGGGGACGCAACCGCTTGGCACCTGCATGGATTCCGTGCGGGGGTGGCGCAACTGCTTGCAGTCATCCCTCCGATCGTGAGCCTGGGCACCCCATTGCTGTGGGCCGCCAGCAACTTGGATCAGCTCCAAAGCAGCTGGAACGACGATCTGATCAGCCTGAGCGGCCGCAGTCTTTTGCTGGCGCTAGTCGCTGCTGTTTTGGCGGTAACGGCAGCGCTGGTGCTGGCCATCGCCAAACGCTGGTCCAGCGCCCCATGGCTGAAAAGCCTCACCTTCCTGGCCGGAACGGGCTACGCCATCCCCGGTACGGTGCTAGCTCTGGCGCTTTTGCTCACTGGCGCCCCATGGCAGGTCGCCCCATTGCTCCTGCTGCTGTGGGGCTACAGCGATCGTTTTCTGGCGGTGGCGAAAGGAGGCCTGGACGCAGCCCTGGAACGGATCAGCCCGAGCCTCGATGAGGCGGCGACGGGGATGGGATCACCGTGGCAGCGCGTGCTCCAACGGGTGCATCTGCCTCTGTTGCGCGGACCGATCACCGTCGGACTACTGCTGGTGTTCGTGGACACGGTGAAAGAGCTTCCCCTCACCTTCGCTCTGCGGCCTTTTGACTTCGACACGCTCTCGGTGCGCGTGTTCCAGTACGCCGGCGATGAACGATTGGCCGAAGCGATGTTGCCGGCCCTGATGATCCTCGTTCTGGGGCTGATCGCCGCCATGGCCTTGGTGCCAACGCTGGATCACGCCTCCAGACGAGAGGGCTCGTCATCCCCGCAGCAACCGCTCTGA
- a CDS encoding ABC transporter ATP-binding protein, which produces MEPTVALDGVWHSYGDASDGWTLKGVDLQVEPGELLGLLGPSGCGKTTLLRLIAGFERPRRGTVQLDQRMVAGDGIWMEPERRGVGMVFQDYALFPHLNAWQNASFGLPRRNPNRERVAWLFALLGLKGLEQRYPHQLSGGQRQRLALARALAPAPRVVLLDEPFSSLDVEVRLRLRSELASVLDACGASGVIVTHDPGEALAICDRVAVMRDGVLHQCASPPEIVRSPATPFVGSFALQRNLIPVQTHGQGHLSCLLGDLDASASWVQADREASGDCCLLVDPHDINVVADAEGEASVLGREFLGDAWEYRIRVADVLVRAHCPIELEHPPHTRCRLSFRDGARVTLLPLGQASA; this is translated from the coding sequence ATGGAGCCAACGGTTGCTTTAGACGGGGTCTGGCACAGCTACGGCGATGCCTCTGACGGGTGGACCCTGAAGGGGGTGGATCTCCAGGTGGAGCCAGGTGAGCTGCTGGGCTTGCTGGGCCCCTCCGGCTGTGGCAAGACCACTCTGCTTCGCTTGATCGCCGGCTTTGAACGCCCTCGGCGCGGCACGGTGCAGCTGGATCAGCGCATGGTGGCTGGAGATGGGATCTGGATGGAACCAGAACGTCGGGGCGTTGGCATGGTGTTCCAGGATTACGCCCTATTCCCTCACCTAAACGCTTGGCAGAACGCCAGTTTCGGTTTGCCCCGGCGGAATCCCAACCGTGAGCGCGTGGCCTGGTTGTTTGCGTTGCTGGGGCTGAAGGGGCTCGAGCAGCGCTACCCGCACCAGCTCTCGGGTGGCCAGCGGCAGCGGCTGGCGTTGGCACGCGCTTTGGCTCCAGCACCCAGGGTGGTTCTGCTGGATGAGCCTTTTTCAAGTCTGGATGTGGAGGTGAGGCTCCGCCTGCGCAGCGAGCTCGCCTCCGTGCTCGATGCCTGCGGTGCGAGCGGCGTGATCGTCACCCATGACCCCGGAGAAGCTCTGGCGATTTGCGATCGCGTTGCCGTCATGCGGGATGGCGTGCTGCATCAATGTGCATCGCCTCCCGAGATCGTGAGGTCACCGGCGACGCCTTTTGTTGGATCCTTTGCGCTCCAGCGCAATTTGATTCCGGTTCAGACCCATGGCCAAGGCCATCTGTCCTGTCTGCTGGGAGACCTGGATGCTTCCGCCTCATGGGTTCAGGCGGACCGCGAGGCCTCCGGTGACTGTTGTTTGCTGGTGGATCCGCACGACATCAATGTCGTCGCCGATGCCGAAGGAGAGGCCAGCGTCCTGGGCCGTGAATTTCTGGGGGATGCATGGGAGTACCGAATCCGTGTCGCGGATGTGCTGGTGCGGGCCCACTGTCCGATCGAACTGGAGCATCCTCCCCACACCCGTTGTCGCCTCAGCTTCAGGGATGGGGCCAGAGTCACGCTGCTTCCGCTTGGCCAGGCGTCGGCATAA
- a CDS encoding GTP-binding protein: MTTAPVTANIPVTILSGFLGAGKTTLLNHILSNQQGVKTAVLVNEFGEIGIDNDLVVTTDEDMVELSNGCICCSINDELMEAVERVIERPEPLDYIVVETTGLADPLPVAMTFLGSELRDQTRLDSIITLIDAENFDDVVLDTEVGRAQVIYGDILLLNKCDLVSEERLESVEQQLRAVKNDARILRSVKGEVPLALLLSVGLFESDKVSSPADDPSLDHSDCDHDHGHCSHDHEHDHSHGHGHGHSHGDGHDHGHHHHSHEHGDHQDIEGFTSVSFQSDGPFSLRKFQNFLDNQMPQEVFRAKGILWFNESERRHVFHLAGKRFSIDDTDWTGDRKNQLVLIGRDIDHTTLRKQLQACVAPDAGKGFS, from the coding sequence ATGACCACCGCACCAGTCACCGCCAACATCCCCGTCACCATTCTCAGCGGCTTTCTCGGAGCGGGAAAAACCACGCTGCTGAATCACATCCTGAGCAATCAGCAGGGGGTGAAGACCGCGGTGCTGGTGAATGAGTTCGGTGAAATCGGAATCGACAACGATCTGGTCGTCACCACCGATGAAGACATGGTGGAGCTGAGCAACGGTTGCATCTGCTGCTCAATCAACGACGAGCTGATGGAGGCGGTGGAACGGGTGATTGAACGCCCAGAACCACTCGATTACATCGTCGTCGAAACCACCGGTCTGGCCGATCCCCTGCCAGTTGCGATGACCTTCCTTGGCAGTGAGCTGCGGGACCAAACCCGCCTCGATTCGATCATCACCTTGATCGATGCAGAAAACTTCGACGACGTCGTTCTGGACACGGAAGTTGGCCGGGCCCAGGTTATTTATGGCGACATCCTGCTGCTGAACAAGTGCGACCTCGTCTCAGAGGAGCGGCTTGAGAGCGTCGAACAGCAACTCAGAGCCGTCAAGAACGATGCGCGGATCCTGCGGTCGGTGAAAGGGGAGGTGCCTCTTGCCCTGTTGCTCAGCGTTGGACTGTTCGAATCCGACAAGGTGAGTTCTCCCGCCGACGATCCGAGCCTGGATCACAGCGACTGCGACCACGACCATGGCCACTGCAGCCATGACCATGAGCACGATCACAGCCATGGGCACGGTCACGGCCACAGCCATGGGGACGGTCATGACCACGGACATCATCACCACAGCCATGAGCACGGTGACCATCAGGACATCGAGGGATTCACCTCCGTGTCCTTCCAAAGTGATGGCCCCTTCTCCCTACGCAAGTTCCAGAACTTCCTCGACAACCAGATGCCCCAGGAGGTGTTCCGGGCCAAGGGAATCCTCTGGTTCAACGAAAGCGAACGCCGCCATGTGTTCCATCTGGCAGGCAAACGCTTTTCCATCGACGACACCGACTGGACCGGTGATCGGAAAAATCAATTGGTGCTGATCGGCCGCGACATCGACCACACCACACTGCGGAAGCAACTCCAAGCGTGTGTGGCACCGGATGCAGGAAAAGGTTTCAGCTGA
- a CDS encoding 4a-hydroxytetrahydrobiopterin dehydratase — translation MPVERLDAAQKSALSTTLPNWVVNGDRLHRDLQFNSFVEAFGFMAQVALLAESKNHHPNWSNVYNRVSIELTTHDLGGLSSLDVELASAIDALLPA, via the coding sequence ATGCCAGTTGAACGTCTCGATGCCGCCCAGAAGTCGGCACTCAGCACAACCCTTCCCAATTGGGTTGTTAACGGAGACAGGCTGCACCGCGATCTGCAGTTCAACAGCTTCGTAGAGGCCTTTGGATTCATGGCACAGGTGGCCTTGCTGGCCGAATCCAAAAATCACCACCCGAACTGGAGCAACGTCTACAACCGCGTTTCAATCGAACTGACCACCCATGATCTCGGCGGCCTCAGCAGCCTGGATGTAGAGCTGGCCAGCGCCATTGACGCTCTGCTGCCAGCATGA
- a CDS encoding secondary thiamine-phosphate synthase enzyme YjbQ, translating into MDSDGAAERKVRKERWRAVGVQQILHQITVPTPGRGFTRLNGRLNTWIRSTGMDQGVLHLTCLHTSASLTINENADPRVLQDLDAWMADAVPEHRRYLHDDEGADDMPAHIRTALTSQTLNLSVSRGQLLLGTWQAVYLWEHRSAAHTRTIACHLFGESSSRSTPESTTLNTSATPQTLLSLRNGERINQAIQARHNPNAWETDDGIDTDTDLMIDRLHDLSD; encoded by the coding sequence ATGGACTCAGACGGTGCTGCAGAACGCAAAGTAAGGAAAGAACGCTGGAGAGCGGTGGGCGTGCAGCAGATCCTGCATCAGATCACAGTTCCAACCCCGGGAAGGGGCTTCACCCGGTTGAACGGGCGGTTGAACACCTGGATCCGCAGCACGGGTATGGACCAGGGCGTTCTGCATCTCACCTGTCTGCACACCAGCGCCAGCCTCACCATCAACGAGAACGCTGATCCACGGGTACTGCAGGACCTGGATGCATGGATGGCCGATGCCGTTCCAGAACACCGCCGTTATCTCCATGACGACGAAGGAGCTGATGACATGCCGGCCCACATCCGAACCGCGCTCACCAGCCAAACCCTGAACCTGAGCGTCAGCAGGGGGCAACTGCTGCTGGGAACCTGGCAAGCCGTTTACCTCTGGGAGCACCGGAGCGCTGCTCACACCAGAACGATCGCCTGCCACCTGTTCGGTGAATCCTCCAGCCGCTCCACCCCTGAGAGCACCACGCTGAACACTTCAGCCACGCCGCAAACCCTGTTGAGCCTGCGAAATGGCGAACGGATCAATCAAGCCATTCAGGCCCGCCACAACCCCAACGCCTGGGAAACCGATGACGGCATCGATACCGACACCGATCTGATGATTGATCGATTGCATGACCTGAGCGACTGA